One genomic window of Arachis stenosperma cultivar V10309 chromosome 10, arast.V10309.gnm1.PFL2, whole genome shotgun sequence includes the following:
- the LOC130956393 gene encoding ethylene-responsive transcription factor ERF017-like yields the protein MKNSKQLANMSGDEGGDGPNNNHNHTSLSNNCDDDSNNNKKVYKGVRKRKWGKWVSEIRLPNSRERIWLGSYDSPEKAARAFDAALYCLRGCRANFNFPDTPFNLSTSAVHHHSLTHQEIQEIAASFAHSQDPHHDDHQQEQPNSNDNDSSSVGLLESKADAAVVSQGQVDNNMMMDWTFLKDLGGSCSADCGGALYSDDELDRIDHHYSGDELLFSVPTFQDNVADDDPFFNQSFLWNWSF from the coding sequence ATGAAGAATTCGAAGCAGCTTGCTAACATGTCTGGGGATGAAGGTGGTGATGGAcctaataataatcataatcacacttcattatctaataattgTGATGATGATAGCAACAATAACAAGAAGGTGTACAAAGGGGTGAGGAAGAGAAAGTGGGGGAAATGGGTATCTGAAATTAGGCTTCCAAATAGCCGCGAACGCATTTGGCTTGGCTCTTATGATTCTCCTGAAAAAGCTGCGCGTGCATTCGATGCTGCCCTTTATTGTCTCCGAGGTTGTCGAGCCAATTTCAATTTCCCCGACACTCCTTTCAACTTGAGCACCAGCGCCGTTCATCATCATTCGCTTACTCATCAAGAAATTCAAGAGATTGCTGCTAGCTTTGCCCATTCTCAGGACCCACATCATGATGATCACCAACAAGAACAACCAAATAGCAATGACAATGATTCTTCGTCAGTTGGATTGTTAGAATCCAAAGCTGATGCTGCTGTTGTATCTCAAGGGCAAGTGGACAACAACATGATGATGGATTGGACATTTTTGAAGGATTTGGGTGGTTCTTGTTCTGCTGATTGTGGGGGTGCTCTCTATTCTGATGATGAGTTGGACAGAATTGATCATCACTACTCGGGTGATGAATTGTTGTTCTCGGTACCAACTTTTCAGGATAATGTGGCTGATGATGACCCTTTTTTTAACCAATCATTCCTTTGGAATTGGAGCTTCTAA